CGGACCGCGGCGTCGCGCTCGGAATAACACCCGATCGCCTCCAGCGCCGGCGCGATATCGATTGTGAGGCTGCGGATGCCCAGGTGCGTGGCGAGTATCCCGGCCCGAAGTGCGCTGTCATCGTTGGAGTCGCGTTCCGGCAGGATCAAGGCGAAGACCCGGTCAGGTCCCAGCGCACGGACCGCCAACGCGGCGCAGCACGAGGAGTCGATGCCGCCGGAGATCGCCACCACCAGTCCGCGCTTGTGCAACACGCGCGCCGTGGAATCACGCACGTGACTGGCGATGCGGTCCGCCTCGCGCTCCAGGTCGAGTTCGAGCACATCGAAATCCAGGGCTTTCATTGCCACTCCCGCGCCGCGTCCGGCTCGGTCAGCAGGACGCGGCGGACCTTGCCTGACGCCGTGCGTGGCAAGCTCGCCAGGAACTCCACATGGCGGGGAACCTTGTAGGTGGCCAGGCGACTGCGGCAATGGGCTCGCACGAGGTCCGCGTCCAGCGGCTGGTTGCCGGCGGCCACGATGAATACCTTCACCACCTGCCCCAGGGTCGGCTCATCCACGCCCACGACGGCGGCATCGAGCACGCCTGGCAACTCAAACAGCACCTCTTCCACGTCCAGGGGGTGCACGCGATGGGCGCCAGTCTTGATCATGTCGCTGCGCCGCCCGTCCAGGTAGAGATAGCCCTCGCCATCGAGATGGCCCATATCGCCGGTGCGGAGCCAGCCATCGCGCATGACCAGTGCGGTGGCCATCGGGTCGTTCCAATACCCGGCCATGACATTGGGACCATGCACCCATACCTCACCCGGCGACCCTGCGGCGAGGGGGCTACCTGCGTCGTCGCGCACCTCGATCCTTACCCCGCGGATCGCCTTCCCCGCCGAGCCGGACTTTTCATCCAGGCGCTCCGGTGGCAGCCACGCCAGGCGCGCGGTCGCTTCAGTCTGCCCGTACATGACGAACAGCCGCGCGTGGGGAATGGCATTGCGCAATCGCTTGATGAGGCCGGGCGCCATCGCGCCACCGGCCTGGGTCATGTAACGCATCGCCGAGAGGTCATGGTCGGCCAGCGACACCCGGTCCAGCAGCAGGGAAAACATCGATGCCACCCCGGGGAAGCCGGTGACCCGCTCACGAGCCATGACGTCTACGACCACATCCGGAAACACGAGGTTGGGCTGCAGCACCAGGCGGCCACCAACGGCCAGATGCGTGTGCAGGACCGAGGCGCCGTAGGAGTAGTAGAACGGCAGCATCGACAGTGCGCTGTCCGCTTGCGTCAACTCCAGGTATTCGATGATGGCGTCGGCATTGGCCACCACGTTGGCGTGGGTCAGGGTGACGCCCTTGGGCGCACCGGTAGTGCCGGAGGTGTAAAGGATGGTCGCCACGGGCTGGAAGATGTGCGCCACAGACGCGACCGGCGCGGACCCGATCGCACCCTGCCAATGGGTGCCTCCGGGGGGTAGCCCGGCGTCGCCCGCGCCGTCGCCGACGACCACCCGTTGCGGCGCGACGCGCGCCTGGGCGAGACCCGCCTCCACCTCAGCGTTGCCGACCTCATGGACCAGCAGCTTCGCCCCCGCGTGCTCCAGCCAGGCGCCCAGCTCCCGCCCCCGGGCCTGCGCATTCAGCGGCACTGCCACGCACCCGGCCAGCCAACTGCCGTAGCAGGCCACCACGGCTTCAAGACTGTTGGGAAGGGCGATGGCGATGCGCTCGCCGGCGCCGAGACCCTGCGCGTGCAGGAAACCGGCAAATCCCTTCACCCTGGCTGCCAGTCCGGTGTAGTCGATCCGGCGATCGCCATCGACGACCGCGACCATGCGCGGGTGGCGTCGTGCAGTGGCGAGGAGCCGTGAGGCCAGGGATTTCGTCATGCCACGCACGCTGCCATTTTTCGCGCCAGGAACGCACTGATCATGTCGATCGAGTCGAAATTGCCCGGGATCATCTCTGCGGCTTCAACGCGTATGCCGTAAGTGGTTTCCAGGAACTCGACAAGCTCCAGTATCCCCGTGGAATCAACGACGCCGCCGCGGATCAGCGACGCGTCATCGGCCAATGCCCCGGCGTCCTCGGTGAACAGGTAATTGCCGAGAATGAAAGGCTTGATCGTCTTCTTGAATTCCATCGCTTCATCGCGCCCCAGCATCAGATACCCATTACAACGGCAACACCGGCGACAAGCGGACGGGAGCTCCCGCGCATACGGGAGGTGGAGCGCCCTGGCTAGCGACCAGCCGGTCTGGCGTTGGCCAACACCTGCCTGCATGCGTCAAGGGTGTCGACGGCCACGTCGTGCCAGCCGCGACGCATCGAGGCGGCCATTGCGGTGCGGTCCCAGTCGGCAACCAGCGCTTGCGCCAGGGCGCGCTCAAGGGCAGCGGGGTCGCGCGGCGGCACGAGCAACCCGTTGTCTTTGCGCACGATCTCGCCTGCCCCGCCCACGTCACTGACCACGACGGGGCAGCCGCACGCGATCGCCTCGACCACCACGTTGGGATAGCCCTCCGACCAGCTGGGCAAGGTCAGCACATCGGACGCGCCAATCCACTCCGCGACGCCGGTCGGCTCCATCCCGCCGGGAAGGTGCACGCGTGACTCGATGCCATGGGCGCGCAGCAGCGCCGGGAGCTGGCCGCGCATCACGCCATCGCCGACCAGGGCCAGGCGCGCGCGCGGATCGCGCGAGGCGATGGCGGCGAATGCCTGCAGCAGCTCGATCAGGCCCTTGGATTCGACGAAGCGCCCGACATAGACAACCAGCCGCGCTTCCGGATCGACTCCCAGTTGCGCGCGCATCGCGCCACGCTCGCGCGGGTGGAAGACGGCGGTGTCGATGCCGTTGACGATCGTGCGCACCTTGACCGGGTGTGCACCAAAGGTGGTGATCGCGGCAGCCCGCATCGCCTCGCTGACTGTCAGGACCTGATCGGCGCCGGCGAGGACCTTGCGCGTGAGGTAGGCGTTGATGCCCGACCGCACGTGGATGTCCGAGCCCCGCGCACCCACGATGCACGGAACTCCCAGCCGCCGCGATGCGCGCAGCGCAGCGTAGCCATCGGGATAGATCCAGTACGCAAGGACCAGGTCAGGCCGGAACGCGCGCAGGCGCGGGGTCAGGGCACGGGCGCCGACCATGCCGTTGGTGGCCCGCGATACGCCGGGGATGCCCGGGTAGGTGTAGGGCTCAAGGTCGATGCCATCCAGGCGGTAGTCGGGGCCGACCTCACCGTGCAGGAAGCTGCGCGGCGCCAGGCCCGGGAGGCGCAGGTAGCGCACTTGGGGCAGAAACACCCGCACCGTCGTCAGGCCGCTGAGCGCGCGGGCGGTCTCGTGGATGTAGCGGCCGCGCGTCCTGTCATACGGCACCGGCAGTATCGGGGTCACCAGGGCGATGCGCAGCGGCGTGCCGCCCTCGACATCATCGGGCGCCGGCGGCCGTGGCGACAATACCGTGTCAGGGGAAAGGCCGACCCCGTTCATGACATCGCCAGCAGCACTTTCAGCAGCAGGTAGAACGCCACGACCGCTGCGCACGCCAGTACCAGCCAGCGCAGCAGGTCCTGGCCAAGGTTGAACGGCACCACGTCCGGGAAACGCTCGCGCACCGCGGTGAAGTGCGCCACCACCACGGCACTCAGCAGGTACGGCAGCATCACGTAGCTGCGGCTGAGGAAGAACGCGGTCGCGGCATAGCCGACCAGCGACACCAGCAGTGTCATCGCGATCGCTCGATCGCGTCGCCACTCGATGACGTCGTCATCGTCGGACAATTCCGGCGCGTGGCGAAGCAGCCGGGCCATCATCCAGAAGCAGTAACCCATGAAGGAAAACCACAGGAAGAAGCCGATGAAACCGTTCTCGGCCAGCACCAGGATCAGGGAATTGTGTGCGGTGAGCTCGTTGAATTCGGTGAACCGGTCCGTGCCAACACCCATCACCGGGTGGGCGATGAACATCTGCATGCCTTCGTACCAGGCTTCCACGCGGCCCGTGGCGGAACGTTCCTGCACGTCGAGCTGGTCCAGGCGCGACGGCAGGAGTTTGAGCAACGTGAGGCATATGGCGGCCATTACCCCAGCGGTAACCGGGCCGCGTCGCTGCCAGAGATAGGCGCCGCTCATCACCACCAGGGCCAGCAAGGATCCACGCGAGTTGGTCAGCAGGATCCCGTACATCAGTACGCCGGCTGCCGCCAGCCAGACCAGGCGACGCAGCCCGAGAAGGCCACCGCGACTGCTCAGGTAAAGCGCCATTGGCACGCAGATCACGAACAGCATCCCCAGGTCATTGGGATCGCTGAAGATGCCCAGGTACTGGATCCGCCCGTCGTCGATCAGCGGCATGCCGGTCCAGCCCAGCCCGGTCGCGGACTGCTTGATCCCGTGGATCGCCAGCAGGACCGCACAGGCGGTGAACACGCCGATGACGAAAACCACCCGCTGTCGGGTCAGCGCGGTGTTGGCCAGCAGCACGAACGCGACAAGGGTCGGTGCAAACACGTTGAAGTGCTCCAGTGCGCCGCCGCTCCAGCCGTTCACGGCAATCGACAGGCTGGTGACCAGCAGGAACAGCGCCAGGAGAAGGTATTGGGGTTCGTCGAAACGCTTGTGCCGGGACGGCAACCACGCCACCAGCGCTGTGATCAGCGCGATCGGCAGAAACGGAATGCCGGCCTGCGCCCACTGCGGATACTCCTGCGGCCGCACCAGGACCAGGACCAGGTAGATCACGATGAAGACGAACGGCATCAACGTCCGGCGCCTCCCCCAACGCTCGACAACCACTGACAACGCGAACCGCGCGTGACGGCGGTCACCACAGGTGCAGCGTCCGCCGGCGCACGAAGGCCACCGTCGCCTGCGCCGAGTACAGGTTCATATGCACGAACGCGACCAGCATTCGTACGGGCCAAAACGCGGCGAGCCGTGGCAAGGCCGGCGCCGCCGCGACCACCAGCACGACCAGACCCGCGGCGGCCAGGCAGGCCCGGTAAAAGCGATGGTCTGCGGCCAGGACCAGCGCGGCCAGCACCATCAGCACCATCGCCCACGGCGCGACCAGTCGCAGCAGCTTGTGGCACAGGAAGCGGAACCAGATCGGGTTGTGCAGCGGGTTGACCAGCCACGGTGCGAGCTGCACCAGCTGCAGGTTGCCGGCGAGCGTGCGCACCTTGCGCACGCGCTCGTCTCCGGCCGAGGCGGACGCATGGTCCCACGCCCGCGCACCCGGCTCGAACACCACGCGCCTGTGCGCGCGGACCACCTGCATGGGCACCAGCACATCGTCCAGCACCGTGCCCGCGGGCAGGGGAACGAACAGCTTCCTGCGCATCGCATACAGCGCTCCGCTGACGCCAACGACCGACCCGCTCCGGCTCTCCGCCTGCCGGATCGCTTTCTCGTAACGCCAATAGGCGTCCACGCTGGCGGCAAACCCGGTCTCGGGATGCTCGAAACGCAACTCGCCGCCCACGGCGCCGACCGCCGGGTCGGCCAGGCACGCCACCAGCGCGCCCAGTGATTTTTCTTCCACGCGCTGGCGCACGTCCACCATCAGCAGGATGTCGCCGGTGGCCGCCGATACCGCGTCGTTGAGGCAGGCTGCCTTGCCGCGACGATGGGCGAACTCCAGCACCCGCACCCGCGAGGAGCGTACTGCCCGGCACACCTCCGCAGACCGGTCGCTACAGCCGTCGCACACCACCACGACGTCCAGCAGCGCCTCCGGGTAGGCCAGCGCCAGCAGGTTGTTCAACTTCGCGCCGACCTGCGCTTCGCCGTCATGCACACAGAGGATCGCCGTGACGGTCGGCGTGATATCGGCGCGTGCGACCGGTTGTGGTCGGAGCGCCGCCCACGCGCGCACCCACACCGGGTAGCCTGCATAGGTAAACGCGACCAGCGCCGCGCAGCCCCAGAAGATGATGCTCATGCGCGCACTTCCCTAATTCCCCTCCGGGCGTCGTTCCGCCCAGCGCTGGATGGGCCCGGCCCAGCGCTCGTGCACGCGCGGGTACTGCGCAAGGAACGTGAGCAGCTGCCTCGCATCGGTTGCACGCCATGCACCGAAAGCCAGGCTGGATCCGGCAAACACCAGCGCGTAGACGACCGCTGCGACCCAACCGGTCGACTGCCCCGGCACGGTGGCCATCAGCACGGCAGCGACGGCGCTCGCGACGAAGGCGGCGGCCAGCAGCCGGCCCAGTTCACGCAGCGGCAATCGCATCCCCATCATTCGCGAGATGCCGCTGGCAATCGCGATGAAGACGATCAGGCGCGATCCGGTGTGCGCCGCCACGGCCCCCATCAATCCGTATCGGGGGACCAACGCAAACGCCAGCGCAGCGGTGATGGCCAGCGATATGACGATGAAGATCACCCGCACGCGCTGGTTGTCGGTGGTGGAAAGCAGGGCGTTCAGAGCCGAGTCCGCCAGCGTCAGCCCGGAAATCGCGATCATGATCTGGAACGGCAGGATCACCGGCGCAAAGTCATCGCCATAGAGCAGGTGGATTGCCGGGGCCGCGACCAGCACACCGATGCCGCCGAGCAGCAGGCCGATGAACGAGTAATAGCGCATTGCGCTGGCCATGATCCCGCCGGCTCGCTGGTCGCGCCCCTCGCCAAACGCGTGCGCCATCATCGGCATCAATACCGTGGACAGCCCGGCCGACAGCATCTCGATGCCGCCCTTGGTCAGCGCCCCGGCAATGGCGAAGTAGCCGACGGCGGCGGCGCCCACCAGGTCATTGAGCAGCCATGTCTCGATCGACTTGTTGTTGAACGCGTAGGCAACGGTGAGGATCACCGTCCAGAACAGGTGAGGCCGCAGGCGGACGAGGATGGCGGGATCCAGGCGCTCACGCGAGGGAGAGAGACCACCGGCGCGCAGCAGCAGCCGCGACGACACCGCATAGCCCGTGCTGGTCGCGGCGAACAAGGCCATGTAGGCAACCAGCCCGGCCCCGATGCGCATCAGCACCAGCACGGCGATGATGTTGGCCGCGCTCATCACCACGGCCGTGGCGGCCTCCACGCCATAGCGCCCGTAGCCCTTGCCGACGGAGGCATCGAACATGAAGAGCGCTTTGGGAATCGCGGCCGCCAGTGTCAGCGCGACAAAGACCCGGGCACGGCCTTCCCAGCCGGCCGGCATGACAAAAGGGACCAGCGCCGCGAACGCAAGCGCCACCACCGCCAGGCAAGCGTACTGCCTGCGCCGCGCCCAACCATGCACGGCGCGCGCCGATTCGGGCGACTGCCGTCCGAGGCTCTCGGAGATGAAGCGGATGGTCGTTGCGTTCAGGCCGTTGTTGCCGACCATGATCAACAAGCCCGCCAACCAGACGACGTAGGAGTAGCGCCCGAAATCATCCGGCCCCAGCGACCGCGCCACGATGATGCTGGCCAGCAATCCGAGCGCGTAGGTCACATAGGTCGAACCCATCACCATCATGGCGCCGCGGATGGCAGCGATACCGCTGAACTGGTGGTTGATCGGTCGGGACGCCACAGGGTTCCATCGCAATCTGGCGGAGGCTACTGGGGCAAACGCATAGCACCAGCTCCGTCGGCCAGGCGGTAGCGTGAGCAGGAGGCCGGAAACTCCGCCGCGGGCCGTTTGCTTCTTTATGCACGCGGCGGCTTTGGCCTAACCGCGTCCCCAACGGGTGGAGTGCGGATTGAACAGTGATGCCTGCCGGACCGCAGAAGACGTCCGCGACGTTGCCAGCCCGTGGAAGAGCGGCATCGTCCACGTCGTCGACTGCCTGGAAACGGGCGGGCTGGAGCGTGTCGTCACCGACCTGGCGATCGAGCAGGCCCGCTGCGGACATCGGGTCGCCGTGTTCAGCATCACCGGCAGCGGAAGCTTCGCGGCCGAGTTGGAGGCGGCCGGCGTGGCGGTGGTGGTCGGCGGCAAGCGGCGTTCCTTCGACACCGGTGTGATGCGCACGCTGCGTCGCGCGGTGATCGATCGCGACGCGGGCATCGTCCACGCTCACAACTTCGTACCCAACTACTACGCCGCCCTCGCCTTGGCCTGGCCTTCCGGCCGGCGCCGCGTACTGGTCAACACCTGCCACAACATGGGATCGCGACTGTCCAACACGCGCCTGCGCTGGCTGTACCGCCTGTCGCTGGCGCGGACCACGCGGGTGGCCATGGTGGGAGCCCAGGTCCAGGAACATTTGGTGGGCTCCGGCCTGGTGGGCGCGGATCGCGCCGAGGTCGTCCTCAATGGCATCCCCATCCGGCGGTTCGAGGGCGGCGCAGAGGCACGCCTGGCAGCGCGCGCGACCCTTGGTCTGGCGCCCGAAGCGATGCTGATCGGCTCGGTCGGCCGGCTGGTCGCGCTCAAGCACCAGCGCGTGCTGCTGGAGTTGATGCCGGCTTTGGCCGCAGCCTGCCCGAGTGTCGAGCTGGTGTTGCTCGGCGACGGCCCCTTGCGCGCGGAACTCGAAGCGCTGGCGGACTCGCTGTCAATCCGCGGGCGGGTGCACTTCCTCGGCGCCCGCGATGATGTCGCCCGCTTGCTGCCTGCGCTGGATGTATTCGCGCTTCCATCGCTGACCGAGGGCCTGTCGATTGCCCTGCTGGAAGCCTGCGCCGCCGGGCTGCCGATCGTGGCAACCGCGGTCGGCGGCAACCCGGAAATCGTCACCGACGGATGTACCGGCGTGCTGGTGCCGCCCGATGACCGCGAGGCGACCCGCAACGCGCTGGAAGCATTGCTCAAGGATGCCGCGTTGCGCGCACGCATGGGCAGTGCGGCAAGGGAGTGGGTCCGCGCCAACGCCTCGATCGAGGCGATGCGTCGCAGCCACGACCGCTTCTACGCCGCGGCCGGCGCCTAGTCCATGCGCTGCGCGAAATAGCCGAAAGTGCGCTGCAGGCCTTCATCGGTGGTGACGCGCGGCTGCCAGCCCAGACGCTTGAGCGCGGCGTTGGGATAGCGGAAGTCGCGGTACATCGAGCGGACCACGTAGGGCGTGAACACCGCCGGCAACTGCCCCATGGATGCCTTGTTGTAGCGCACCAGCAGCCTGGAGCCGAGCAGGAACAGCCAGTAAGGAACCGGCAATACCCGCATCCGCTCCACCGTGTCCTGATACGCGCGCAGGTAGGCACTGCAGCTGGGCAGCTCGTCATCGACCACGTTGTAGGCGCGGCCATCGACACCGGACGCGGCCGCCCGCGCGATCGCGTCGGCACAGTTCTCCACGTAGGTCAGTGGCAGGGTCGCCTTGCGCCCCAGGTTGAAGAACAGTCCCAGCGCACGGATGCCGACGCGCGATGACAGCGCGCCGCCACCGGGCCCGTAGATGACCCCGGGTCGCACGACCACGGTCTGGAAGCCAAAACGTTCGCGGTACTCCTCCAGCAGGTGCTCCTGGCGCGTCTTCGCGTACGCGTAGGGGCCCTTGTCGATCCCCACCGCTTCGACGTCCACCGACTCGTCGTGCAGCGCATTATCGGGCAGCGGCTCGGTGCGATAGACCGAGAAGGAGCTGACCAGGACGATCCGCCCCACTCCGGCCGCACCCGCCGCGTCCAGGAGGTTGCGCGTGCCGACCACGGTATTGGCAAACATGTCGGCCGGGCTGCCGCGCATCCCCGCCGCCGCATGCACCACGCAATCCACGTCCGCAACAAGTCCGGCGGCGTCGGGGGCATAAAGCAGGTTGCCCAGCACCACTTCGATGCACGCGTCGGGATGCGATTGCCGCAACCCCGCGACAAACTCCTCCGGCGCGGAGTGGCGGAAGTGGAGCCTGAGAACCGCGACATCCTCCGCAAGCAGGCTCCGCGCCAGGTGTCGGCCAAGAAACCCGCCCGCTCCCGTCAGCAGGACCTTCATGCGCGCACCTCCAGCGCCACGACGATGGCATCGATCATCCTGGCCACCCGCAGGATCTCCTCGTGCGGCACCGGATCCGCGGCGTTGTCTTCGATGGCCGCGTAGAATTGCTCAAGCAACACCCGCATGCACTGGAAGTAGTGGGACTCGTAACGCCCGAACGCGGCCACGTTGCGAAGCGCGTTGCTGCCAAAGCGCGACGCCTGCACCCACGGCGGAAACAAGCGGCCAAGCGCGCTGGGCTGGCTCTGGCGGGCCGCGCGCACCAGGGTCCGGCACGCGTAGTCCAGCTCCACGGTGTCGCGGCTGCCATACACCTTGAGCGTGTGGGCGACGGGGCGCGCATGCGAGCTGACCATGCCGCACGCGGTCACGCCGTTGCCGCCGCGCAGCATGAAGCGCAACTCGTCGGGCATCGCGTCGATGGCCTCGTTGCCGCTCGCCGGTCGTCGTCGCAGACCGATCGCCTGCACCGTGAAATCGTCATCGAAGTGGACCACCAGCTTGGCCAGCACATGGTCGAGCACATTGTGGAAAAGTTTGCCGGGCAGTCGATGGACCCAGTGCATCGGATCCGACATCACCGCCATCCCGTAGTCACCGGCGAGGTTGTAGCCGAGCGCGGTCTCCAGGTGGACGATGCTGCCGAGCGTCCCCGCGTCGAGCAGGTCACGAAGACCCAGCGCGGGCGACTCGAAGTTGTACAGATAGTTAACGCTGACCCGCTTGCCGGTGACGCGCGCTGCCTCAAGAATCCGGGCGGCACCCTTCGCATCCGGTGCGAAGGGCTTTTCCACGAAGACGTGGCAGCCCATCTCCAGTGCGGCACAGGCCAGCGCGACGTGGGAGTCCGGCGGCGTGGCCAGGTGGACCACGTCCAGCCGTTCCTCGCGGACCATCGCGGCGAAGTCGGTATGACGCGCAACGCCCGGCCAGCGGTGTGCGAACTGCTCCACCATCAGCGGCTCGCGGTCGCACGCCGCGACCAACTGCGCCCGGGCGACGGTCTGCAGCTGTTCTGCGTGGCCGTCGGCAATCTTGCCGCAGCCGACGATCCCCACCCTCATGCGGACAACCCCCTTGCGTTGCTTCCCGGTGCGCGTCGGCTGTCAGCTGGCGAAGGCATTGCACTCCTCGGTGCCTGCCGCGTCGACCGGGGTGCGGGCTTCCTGGA
The genomic region above belongs to Lysobacter avium and contains:
- a CDS encoding class I adenylate-forming enzyme family protein, yielding MTKSLASRLLATARRHPRMVAVVDGDRRIDYTGLAARVKGFAGFLHAQGLGAGERIAIALPNSLEAVVACYGSWLAGCVAVPLNAQARGRELGAWLEHAGAKLLVHEVGNAEVEAGLAQARVAPQRVVVGDGAGDAGLPPGGTHWQGAIGSAPVASVAHIFQPVATILYTSGTTGAPKGVTLTHANVVANADAIIEYLELTQADSALSMLPFYYSYGASVLHTHLAVGGRLVLQPNLVFPDVVVDVMARERVTGFPGVASMFSLLLDRVSLADHDLSAMRYMTQAGGAMAPGLIKRLRNAIPHARLFVMYGQTEATARLAWLPPERLDEKSGSAGKAIRGVRIEVRDDAGSPLAAGSPGEVWVHGPNVMAGYWNDPMATALVMRDGWLRTGDMGHLDGEGYLYLDGRRSDMIKTGAHRVHPLDVEEVLFELPGVLDAAVVGVDEPTLGQVVKVFIVAAGNQPLDADLVRAHCRSRLATYKVPRHVEFLASLPRTASGKVRRVLLTEPDAAREWQ
- a CDS encoding acyl carrier protein yields the protein MLGRDEAMEFKKTIKPFILGNYLFTEDAGALADDASLIRGGVVDSTGILELVEFLETTYGIRVEAAEMIPGNFDSIDMISAFLARKMAACVA
- a CDS encoding glycosyltransferase → MNGVGLSPDTVLSPRPPAPDDVEGGTPLRIALVTPILPVPYDRTRGRYIHETARALSGLTTVRVFLPQVRYLRLPGLAPRSFLHGEVGPDYRLDGIDLEPYTYPGIPGVSRATNGMVGARALTPRLRAFRPDLVLAYWIYPDGYAALRASRRLGVPCIVGARGSDIHVRSGINAYLTRKVLAGADQVLTVSEAMRAAAITTFGAHPVKVRTIVNGIDTAVFHPRERGAMRAQLGVDPEARLVVYVGRFVESKGLIELLQAFAAIASRDPRARLALVGDGVMRGQLPALLRAHGIESRVHLPGGMEPTGVAEWIGASDVLTLPSWSEGYPNVVVEAIACGCPVVVSDVGGAGEIVRKDNGLLVPPRDPAALERALAQALVADWDRTAMAASMRRGWHDVAVDTLDACRQVLANARPAGR
- a CDS encoding O-antigen ligase family protein; translation: MPFVFIVIYLVLVLVRPQEYPQWAQAGIPFLPIALITALVAWLPSRHKRFDEPQYLLLALFLLVTSLSIAVNGWSGGALEHFNVFAPTLVAFVLLANTALTRQRVVFVIGVFTACAVLLAIHGIKQSATGLGWTGMPLIDDGRIQYLGIFSDPNDLGMLFVICVPMALYLSSRGGLLGLRRLVWLAAAGVLMYGILLTNSRGSLLALVVMSGAYLWQRRGPVTAGVMAAICLTLLKLLPSRLDQLDVQERSATGRVEAWYEGMQMFIAHPVMGVGTDRFTEFNELTAHNSLILVLAENGFIGFFLWFSFMGYCFWMMARLLRHAPELSDDDDVIEWRRDRAIAMTLLVSLVGYAATAFFLSRSYVMLPYLLSAVVVAHFTAVRERFPDVVPFNLGQDLLRWLVLACAAVVAFYLLLKVLLAMS
- a CDS encoding glycosyltransferase family 2 protein, with translation MSIIFWGCAALVAFTYAGYPVWVRAWAALRPQPVARADITPTVTAILCVHDGEAQVGAKLNNLLALAYPEALLDVVVVCDGCSDRSAEVCRAVRSSRVRVLEFAHRRGKAACLNDAVSAATGDILLMVDVRQRVEEKSLGALVACLADPAVGAVGGELRFEHPETGFAASVDAYWRYEKAIRQAESRSGSVVGVSGALYAMRRKLFVPLPAGTVLDDVLVPMQVVRAHRRVVFEPGARAWDHASASAGDERVRKVRTLAGNLQLVQLAPWLVNPLHNPIWFRFLCHKLLRLVAPWAMVLMVLAALVLAADHRFYRACLAAAGLVVLVVAAAPALPRLAAFWPVRMLVAFVHMNLYSAQATVAFVRRRTLHLW
- a CDS encoding lipopolysaccharide biosynthesis protein translates to MASRPINHQFSGIAAIRGAMMVMGSTYVTYALGLLASIIVARSLGPDDFGRYSYVVWLAGLLIMVGNNGLNATTIRFISESLGRQSPESARAVHGWARRRQYACLAVVALAFAALVPFVMPAGWEGRARVFVALTLAAAIPKALFMFDASVGKGYGRYGVEAATAVVMSAANIIAVLVLMRIGAGLVAYMALFAATSTGYAVSSRLLLRAGGLSPSRERLDPAILVRLRPHLFWTVILTVAYAFNNKSIETWLLNDLVGAAAVGYFAIAGALTKGGIEMLSAGLSTVLMPMMAHAFGEGRDQRAGGIMASAMRYYSFIGLLLGGIGVLVAAPAIHLLYGDDFAPVILPFQIMIAISGLTLADSALNALLSTTDNQRVRVIFIVISLAITAALAFALVPRYGLMGAVAAHTGSRLIVFIAIASGISRMMGMRLPLRELGRLLAAAFVASAVAAVLMATVPGQSTGWVAAVVYALVFAGSSLAFGAWRATDARQLLTFLAQYPRVHERWAGPIQRWAERRPEGN
- a CDS encoding glycosyltransferase, with the translated sequence MNSDACRTAEDVRDVASPWKSGIVHVVDCLETGGLERVVTDLAIEQARCGHRVAVFSITGSGSFAAELEAAGVAVVVGGKRRSFDTGVMRTLRRAVIDRDAGIVHAHNFVPNYYAALALAWPSGRRRVLVNTCHNMGSRLSNTRLRWLYRLSLARTTRVAMVGAQVQEHLVGSGLVGADRAEVVLNGIPIRRFEGGAEARLAARATLGLAPEAMLIGSVGRLVALKHQRVLLELMPALAAACPSVELVLLGDGPLRAELEALADSLSIRGRVHFLGARDDVARLLPALDVFALPSLTEGLSIALLEACAAGLPIVATAVGGNPEIVTDGCTGVLVPPDDREATRNALEALLKDAALRARMGSAAREWVRANASIEAMRRSHDRFYAAAGA
- a CDS encoding NAD-dependent epimerase/dehydratase family protein, which codes for MKVLLTGAGGFLGRHLARSLLAEDVAVLRLHFRHSAPEEFVAGLRQSHPDACIEVVLGNLLYAPDAAGLVADVDCVVHAAAGMRGSPADMFANTVVGTRNLLDAAGAAGVGRIVLVSSFSVYRTEPLPDNALHDESVDVEAVGIDKGPYAYAKTRQEHLLEEYRERFGFQTVVVRPGVIYGPGGGALSSRVGIRALGLFFNLGRKATLPLTYVENCADAIARAAASGVDGRAYNVVDDELPSCSAYLRAYQDTVERMRVLPVPYWLFLLGSRLLVRYNKASMGQLPAVFTPYVVRSMYRDFRYPNAALKRLGWQPRVTTDEGLQRTFGYFAQRMD
- a CDS encoding Gfo/Idh/MocA family protein; the protein is MRVGIVGCGKIADGHAEQLQTVARAQLVAACDREPLMVEQFAHRWPGVARHTDFAAMVREERLDVVHLATPPDSHVALACAALEMGCHVFVEKPFAPDAKGAARILEAARVTGKRVSVNYLYNFESPALGLRDLLDAGTLGSIVHLETALGYNLAGDYGMAVMSDPMHWVHRLPGKLFHNVLDHVLAKLVVHFDDDFTVQAIGLRRRPASGNEAIDAMPDELRFMLRGGNGVTACGMVSSHARPVAHTLKVYGSRDTVELDYACRTLVRAARQSQPSALGRLFPPWVQASRFGSNALRNVAAFGRYESHYFQCMRVLLEQFYAAIEDNAADPVPHEEILRVARMIDAIVVALEVRA